One stretch of Tenacibaculum sp. MAR_2010_89 DNA includes these proteins:
- a CDS encoding sigma-54 dependent transcriptional regulator, which produces MRKKDATILIVDDDDDILFSARISLKKYFSEIIKENNPKKISNHLTTSTVDVVLLDMNYRIGFEDGKEGLYWLQHIKELSPETTVILMTAFGSVNLAVDAIKKGATDFILKPWNTEKLYGVVNAGVELARSKRKTTQLQTVQKQNDKDFHKQTEHIIGNSPAMQSAIKLVQKVAPTDANILILGENGTGKYVFAKEIHLQSTRKNHPFIHVDLGSLNENLFESELFGYVKGAFTDANKDSIGRFELAKGGTIFLDEIGNLPMHLQSKLLTVVQNRKITRLGEGKERAIDVRIICATNAPVHEMVDEQTFRQDLLFRINTIELNLPPLRDRKEDVELLTTHFLQKLNQKYRKKIQGFSKEALNALNQYHWPGNIREIEHIIERAIIITDNTKIQLEDLHFSTKKATNSLTDNLNLEETEKLLIQQALQKHQGNISRAAKELGLTRAALYRRLEKHQL; this is translated from the coding sequence ATGAGAAAAAAAGATGCAACTATACTAATTGTTGACGATGATGATGATATTTTATTTTCAGCAAGAATTAGTTTAAAAAAATATTTTTCTGAAATTATAAAAGAGAACAATCCTAAAAAAATAAGTAATCATTTAACGACTTCTACTGTGGATGTTGTTTTATTAGATATGAATTACAGAATAGGTTTTGAAGATGGTAAAGAAGGGCTGTATTGGTTGCAACACATTAAAGAGTTAAGTCCTGAAACAACAGTTATTTTAATGACAGCTTTTGGTAGTGTAAACTTAGCTGTGGATGCTATTAAAAAAGGTGCTACTGATTTTATTTTAAAACCTTGGAATACTGAAAAACTATATGGTGTTGTAAATGCAGGTGTTGAATTAGCTCGCTCAAAGAGGAAAACAACACAATTACAAACAGTTCAAAAACAAAACGATAAAGATTTTCATAAACAAACAGAACATATTATAGGAAATTCTCCTGCAATGCAATCTGCTATAAAGCTAGTTCAAAAAGTAGCTCCTACTGATGCCAATATTTTAATATTAGGAGAAAATGGAACAGGAAAATATGTGTTTGCTAAAGAAATACATCTTCAATCTACTCGTAAAAATCATCCTTTTATCCATGTAGATTTAGGATCTTTAAATGAAAATTTATTTGAAAGTGAGTTATTTGGTTATGTAAAGGGTGCATTTACTGATGCTAATAAAGACTCTATTGGTCGTTTTGAATTGGCAAAAGGAGGTACTATCTTTTTAGATGAGATTGGTAATTTACCAATGCATTTACAATCAAAATTACTAACTGTTGTTCAAAACAGAAAAATAACTCGTTTAGGCGAAGGAAAAGAACGTGCTATTGATGTACGAATTATTTGCGCTACAAATGCTCCAGTACATGAAATGGTTGATGAACAAACTTTTAGACAAGATTTATTATTTAGAATAAATACAATAGAATTAAACTTACCGCCACTTAGGGATAGAAAAGAAGATGTAGAGTTATTAACCACTCACTTTTTACAAAAATTAAATCAAAAATATCGAAAGAAAATTCAAGGTTTTTCTAAAGAAGCACTAAATGCACTTAACCAATATCATTGGCCAGGTAATATTAGAGAGATTGAGCATATCATTGAAAGAGCTATTATTATTACTGATAACACTAAAATTCAATTAGAAGATTTACATTTTTCAACAAAAAAGGCAACAAATTCTTTAACTGATAACTTAAATTTAGAAGAAACAGAAAAGCTCTTAATACAACAGGCCTTACAAAAACATCAAGGAAATATTTCAAGAGCAGCCAAAGAATTAGGACTAACAAGAGCTGCTTTATATAGACGTTTAGAAAAACATCAATTATAA